ATATCCCTTCCTCTATAAGCATACGAATCTCGGAATATAACTTCTCAATCAAAATCATTTCTTTGAACCTTTCCGAAAATAAGACGATTCTTTAAAGAGTATTTTGGACCAAACTACTAAAACCACAGTACACATACAACAAACAGGATATGCACATGGCACTCATAGAAGTGTAACCAGAATTCTCTTATATCAATGTAAGATTTCAACTCTTATGACTCTTATATACAAACATAATTGACTGTATGAAATTGAATTTCTTTTTTCTATGAAAAACCAATTCATTAAACGACAACCCTTGCAAGAGGATCATCTTATCTGTATACATGCTTTTTTGGAGAATGGAAAAATGAGGGTTATCACACCATTTACAAAAGAagtagataattttttttttatcaagcaCAACTTCTAGACATGATCACATTTCTGCATCCTctgaattttagttttaattcaaAATCTCATACTAAGCCACAGAGGCATATTATCCATACAAAACCACCAAAGTACCATTAATAGACCAATTCAGTAACAAAATTCATGTAATGTTCATCAACAGAACACTTATCATTCCATAAACTACTGTAAAGATCTAATTGTGATTATCCctaaatcgaaaaccctaattttgaagtcGATTTGAAAAGCCTtaaattgaaaaaattgaaaaccctaatttgaaccaGTAAGAAATCCCTAAATCGAAAACCAAAAATTCATAATAACAAAGATGAAAAGCATAGTTAGCTAATGAAAATATACCTTTTAGTATATGCAGCAGAGTTCTTGTTCAGTAACTCTTCATCAACCATTATCTCCTTCCCCATTTCTTCAAAATACAGAAATCACTCGCCTAAAATTACTTAGGTTTTCTCAATAAACTTCACTCTTATCAACTGGTTTACAGATAGAAACAAACTTAGACCTTGATTCTTTATATACCCATAGAGTAACAAAATACTGAGAAAAACCCTAACTAATTTCTGGTGTGAAATATCTTGATAAGGATACATTAGATGCAGTTGTTTGGGATATATCCTAAATTCATGCACGTAATCTTCCCAAACCATATCTTTCTCACCACTCTCCCGCCATCTTCTCTAACAACGAAATCTACATCTGATACTAACCTATTCGATGGAGttgaaacgaagaagaaaggctaTATGCGTCTTTTCCCATTACAAGATATTAACACTTGGACTAACACGTGGACTTTCAATTGACAGCTCAACTAGGTCCCACTTATCAAACAATTTTGGCTGTTTACTTTAAACGGCAGGATAGTTTTAATAGTGTAGAAAAAAACGGGGCAAGAATGTGTATCGGCCCATATCTTTGGGATAGAAATGACTAATTcccttgtaaaatctatgggaaaggggttgctctatattttagagggacccctaagggaaaatattttattgcgtttcttaagagttcgcgattttccttaacggtttttcggagttgtcaagctcaagttgagcatctactacatatgctagtagtaggtgtagtagggtgttttatcctggagatatccgtcctgtgagggctatagcatcactcttgagtgtatccgggagctaatgtcttaagggaaacgtgttgaacacgtgactcactctgtctttccaaagttttgccttgttgctgttgtggagatatgagaagctcgttcgtttcgtcaatcgatcaattccattataaaggagataagtatcaataacttttgcttatttgattttttctttattttaattattgcacccaacaatcttaagacatttatatgtgtaataataaaaaaatggttggttggtttgtgaatcatggatgttaattgtggagtgaaaaacaaaaacgaattttttggtcagctgtagagtttcgagattatctcttaacctagaaggattttcgatgaacccttttgacacaacgtaatagacatcctgatagttacccacgtaaaatttcagaatttttggagttgtagaaatatttttttgatattttacaaaacagacaaatgttcctgaaaaattctgacgggcaaacttttgttgttaactaaagtatttttatggggtaatcatgagttttttaatatggtggttcaaaagaagtttgtaaatctagatattatcttcaaaactcatattttacctttcgtttcggaactaaggtttgtgagatgtggtgtattaggtgattgggaaattatcgtgtccgtggtcagagtataaacgaagattgtgacatgaaattgaaaaggaacatggctaccaggcgcatgtggatgaacacaagtcttccaaagctgaaaaaggcgggaatatcaaacacaactctaaccgtagtcttcgtaagaaaggtatgtttcgtaaaactgaatccgacgttactttaattaagggtgattgttatgtttgtaaaattccgggccatacggtagtaaagtgtagacaacataaaaccttaataagtagaaagttaatgctaatttagttgaaacaaattagaacgagttcattgacatgatgtcggaggttattttaacaaccaatgtgagagaccaaaaggtggactctggagccaccaagaatgtttgttgaaacagagacctgttcacctcctatcagaggataggggatgtcgagaaactctttttgagtaactcatctgcaatagaggttgcataaaaggaaaaggtcgagcagaagctcatatctgtaatactctcacattgaatgaagttttcatgttccaagcatatgcaagaatcttgtatcttgttctattgtagatggaaaaagatttaagatcttaattttttctggaaaacttgttgtgacaaggcagttattttttaagcaagagttataggactttgggtctatataagcttaacggaaaaaactgatgatgtgaacatagttgattcttgtgatttctttatgtgattgattgttttgtgtggtaagcttgtaaccgtaaacttataagtcaatgcttaactggatagcataggctgcgtacccaaatttagtttggactttgaacacaaaagtgaaatctgtgaagaatcaaatttgctttaaaaccttttagcacaaatgtttagagtaattctaagcctttagaattaattcagttaggcctagatgacatgagttcaacctaaaatcactgtgttaaaagatggtttataacttccgtagatgattgtacgaggtactgtcttgtataattgcttagggataaggatgatgccttagaagccttaagatgtataaacttgaagttgataaccaattagaagccttgaacatattaattgtatccttaaggagatcataattaccatgttgattagttcaggattataTGTGATCTTGTGGGAGGAGGAAGTCCTATTAACTAGTATATCccgaatatagtacccttaaggatcatacgaaactccatatgatttatggaaaggtagatgaccttcttatgaatatgtccgtgtgggggtgtttgactaagattgtcattcctcttcctagaagaactagatagaaaccaaaaatggtgattgtgtcttcatataaggtatgttgagtatacttctacatatagatttttggttgtgtgttctgatttttcatacttttggtgtgatttttctgactttgttgtgaatactattacataatatagggatgctgagttctttgaacatgtttattcttaaacctgtacctcatttgaaatgtgttgttgatcccctagatttattttcaaatagtcagaacttatcttaaaggaagatgaagttatggttgagcctaagagaagtaaaaaaaaaaaaagttagacttgagacttcttatgaagccgacttcataacatgcctagcttagtctaagccccgtacttgtaaagaatccttgatatctactgaaaccccattctggtaagatgcttcatttagtgaaatggactcagtccgtcggaacctgacttgggaggtttatagtttacctccagagattaagaccatgagatgtaaatgagtctttaataggatacattaggtatatggaactgtagaaaaatattaggctaagttggtagctaaagtctataaactaaaagaaggtgtatatttccttgattcttattcacatgtgacgagatttacttacgttgagatgctaattgttattgttgtcataaacaaattatagatacatcagatggatgttaagacaacttttctaaaatcgtgaattagataaagaaatttacatagaccaacctgaggactttgtagtgaaaggttatgatgacaaagtttgtaagttgaacaaaattttgtatggtttataaaataagcacgtaaacagtgacatggaaaatttgatcatgtgataatgtgtagtggatttaagttaatgaatatgacaagtatatttacaagtaacttgttaaggatgcctgtgtgattctatgcttgtatgttgatgatatgcttatacttgatacaaacatagatgtgattaattccactaaaaacatgcgctgaatgagaatgttgatttgaaagacttaggccctgttgatgtaatcttagggatgaggattagaaaataatataacatatgtagtcttagtcattctcattattttgaatttgtgcttaagagatacaatcagtgtgattgtaagccttcttgtattccatacgattattcttgtagactcaagaaaaaagggtagtggagtatcttaacttgaatactctagagttataggatgtctgatgaatttaatgaactgtaagagtccagacattgcctatattgtgagtaagttaagtagatataataatagtccagagcaatagcattcagatgcactgagtagagtattatggtacctaaaatactctattacctttaatttgatttatcaaaggtatcttgttgtccttgagggactttgtgatgtaaactggatagttgactcagaggagtctaagtctacgagtggatatgtttcactctagcatcagggtttgttttttgaagatttacaaacaaacatatattgctcaattcattatgaaatctgagagtattgagttagataaagcacgagagggggccgagtgcctaagacgttttttagaagacattcctctctggcataggcttgtgctagctatatctatacattgtgttagccaagatataatagataaagctgaaaataactaatcttaATCGGCGTTagttccattgattggataaagtccaaggagaatatcgcgcaatctttgacgaaagtttTATCCCAatagatagttagaaatgcatcgagggggaaggggcttaagctcataaattaaacttgccatgaaggatactcaaccttgctgactggagatcccaagatcaaggtttcgaatgagacaactaatttgtggtgggtaaaggtaaacactatcagagaattttattctctgtcccttccctatggtgtagacgtgatagtgtgacttcatgtgaaggatgacttttaagaagtcttaataagttctatagtttcaatttaagattgaagtggggtgtagcagtaacactctttatggaaactcacctatctgaatgaggaagtggccgcttcctatgagaatatgagctttgattctctagagcattctgagaaacaggatatgtccagggccaaattgtacaaaacgacacgagcttggcagcaatcttggagatatcacccgtggttgttatcacgaattacatcaaatgctagcatttcaagacatagttcactgtctctatcaaataattccggtaatatctcactaagcaaaggttcaagacctcatggacacctctgcctaaaatggtattttctgcgttttttatgtgattttcgttttgatggttttggtattactggaacttaggacctaaaggtcactaagggttcactagctcatgctttttcactttggtgaaagatacctatagtctcaccatgtgagaactaaagatgaaagctcccaatactattatgatttatgcaatccatagtatgaccctggggtcaacacacttttgtgtgagggagaggacgtagaaatgactagtatgatttcaacacttgcacgatcagtctgtttggatcgtgaggttgggatgttgatttaccaatatctatctgtgttttcatgttttattgagttttcattcatgtgggggattgttggaaaatgattaataaaaaaaatcattttttaaagttttaataaaaaattaatatttattgttttattttgtgaatgaaactttttagtcccacatcgtggagtttccaatttttagtagttttaagaaactatataaaacttttagtcccacatcggggagtttttcttcttaagttgtatttgtcaattatataaagaaattcactacttttgtaaaatctatgggaaaggggttgctctatattttagagggacccctaagggaaaatattttattgcgtttcttaagagttcgcacCCGATTCAACCCACCTAggcatgggtcgactatgggtgaggcacgccaTAACCCACCTatcttgggtcggttgcgggtagaaacTTCCGTCACCCCAACCGACCCACCCACCCGTCCAAAACTAACATAGGATTCCTGACCCTTAGATTATCTAATCCTAACTTAGAATGAATTATCACAGCCGTTGAATTGATGAATAAAAGACCTAACCTAATCGCATTTTTCACGAACCCTTCTCTTCCGCGgcctcttctctccttctcagagtCTCAGACAGactccattcttttttcttcgctTAGTCTCAGACTCTCAGATTCGCTTTGTGGATCATCGGCATCACCAGAAGCAAACCAATAACGGAAGGTAATATTAGGAACCGCtgtaaacttgtaattttttgatggtgatttcttgtaattttcaatttagggtttatctgtttagGGTGTTTTTCAAGTTCAGTTTGGAATGAATTGGTATGATGTTAGAACTCAGTAATGAAGAGTTTAATCATTAGATTCTAAGAATTCTTTGGGATCGTTATTCGCACCCGATTCAACCCACCTAggcatgggtcgactatgggtgaggcacgccagaacccacctatcttgggtcggttgcgggtggaAACTTCCGTCACCCCAACCGACCCACCCACCCGCCCAAAACTAACATAGGATTCCTGACCCTTAGATTATCTAATCCTAACTTAGAATGAATTATCACAGCCGTTGAATTGATGAATAAAAGACCTAACCTAATCGCATTTTTCACGAACCCTTCTCTTCCGCGgcctcttctctccttctcagagtctcaaacagactccattcttttttcttcgctTAGTCTCAGACTCTCAGATTCGCTTTGTGGATCATCGGCATCACCAGAAGCAAACCAATAACGGAAGGTAATATTAGGAACCGCTGTAAACTTGaaattttttgatgatgtgatttcttgtaattttcaatttagggctTATCTGTTTAGGGTGTTTTCTAATTTCAGTTTTGAATGAATTGGTATGATGTTAGAACTCAGTAATAAAGAGTTTAATCAGTAGATTCTAAGAATTCTTTGGGATGGTTATTGAGAAACCCAAATATGTGTTGCTTATTTTACTGATTCATTGAGATAGTTAGATGATACGAATACAACTTGTTTGTATAAATGATAATATCAGGGAGAAGTCTTACTGTGGACCTCGTTTTTAATGTTGAtgtatttttagaggtgttattATTCTTCTAAGCTGCAACAATGAGTATTTGGAATTACTCATTTATGTTCAGAACCAGtagtttgattttaaattttaaatcaaTCTCAGTTCTCATTTATGTTCAGAACCTAGTtaatttatttggtatttgaactaagtcatgagtatggtgttcaattcagtatggtgttagtactttcaatTGTTGCAAATATTCAATTGAGTATGGTGTTTGATTGTAATGTGTTTTACCGATGTAACTTGTTTCTTTTGTGTAGGTTACCATGGTTGAAATCTCAGAAGATGATTCTGCTTCTAATCTTCCAATTATACATGGAGTGGCATCACAAATGGGACCTCCCCCTCCATGTCCACCGCGTTCTGGACAAGTGCATGGACCATCATCAGGGACAGGGAGTACCGCTGGCTCATCTACACCAGCTTCTGAACCTTCACATGCTTGTGTCGCAGGTGAAACATTAGCTAATAATCCTAATGCTAGTGTGAAGAGATCAAAGGTATGGGATCACTATGATATTTATGAAAATGGTGAGAGAGCGAAATGTAAATATTGCAAAAAGGATAATTACAAGATTGGTAAGAAAAATTTGGATGGTAAGAAACATGGGACTTCTAATCTCCAACATCATTTGGATAAGTGTCAGAAGTATAAGAATGAAATGAATGAGGCTAGAGATGACGGACAACAAACACTTGACTTCCATCCTTGCAAGCTTggagaggaaccacagttggttgGGGTGTCTTTTTCTCAAGATGTGTGCAGGAGAGCGCTGATTAGATTTATCGTTACAGATGAAATGGCTTTTAGAATTGTTGAAGGTGAAGGTTTTATAGCTTTTTGTAAGTCTCTTGAGCCTCGATTTAAGCTTCCAAGTCGTATGACAATATACCGTGATGTGTGCAAGCTATTTTTGACAGAGAAGGCTAATCTGAAAAGTTATTTCAAAACAAACAAGGTAAGAGTGTGCCTTACTACTGACACTTGGACGTCATCGCAGAATTACAATTATATGGTAGTGACTGGGCATTTCATTGATCATCACTGGAAACTACATAAAAGATTTATATgtttttgcttgattgatagccaTGAAGGTACAAAAATTGGAGAGGCTTTGGTGAAATGTTTGCTAGACTGGGGACTTGAAAAGGTTTTCACTGTGACGCTTGATAATGCGTCTGCAAATAAAGTCGTTGTTGACTATTTGAGGAAGAGAGTTTAGAGTTGGGGTTCTGCATTACTCGGAGCTAAACATTTACATGTTCGATGTGCGGCTCACGTACTTGCACTTGTTGTGAAGGACTGTATGAagaagtatcatacatcacttctCAGGATCAGGGCAGTGGTAAAATATGTCACGAAATATCCCGCAAGATATAAAAGGTTTACGGAGGTTGCTGAGTCGAAAAGAATAGATTGTAAAAAGGTTCTGATATTAGATGTGAGAACGCGGTGGAATTCTACTTACTTAATGCTTGTTGCTGCTGAAAGATATGAAAAGGCATTTGAAAGGCTACGTGAGTTGGATAATGCATTTTGTGAAGAGTTTTGCTTTGATATTCCAGTACCAGATAATATTATGGGTGATGGTGATGACACTGTTGATCTTGATGTTGATTATGATCTGGAatcagacaatgaagaagaacttgatactactgaagaagaagattttgctgCTGTCaggaaagccaagaaaaaaaacaAGCCAAAAGTGCATGCTCCTGAACGATACGATTGGTGCAATGCGAGAGTTTTGATTAAGTTTCTACACGTATTTTATGAAGCAACTGTTGCATTTTCAGCTTCtacttatgttacttctcattctTTCTTATTGGAACTTGATACTGTTCGTCAAGAATTAGAAGAATGGAAAAATACACATGAGGACCCTTTCTTAAGCCACATGGGTGCTGTAATGTTGCTCAAGTACAACAAATATTGGGGAACATACCGAAATATGAATTCGTTGATGTTTATGGCTGTACTTCTTGATCCACGAGAGAAAGAACATGGATTATTTGTgactgttgaagatttaattgtgcattatgacccagcaatgaagaaaaaacttgtagaaaaatgggttgaagaagttctgaaaaaTTTTGTGGAAATGTTTGCAGCTTATAAAGCAGAAAATGTTAGATGTGcagtatcttcatcagaatctgtGGGCGAGACTAATTCTACTTCTACTCAAAGTTCTTCGAGTTTTGGAAGTACTATTTCTAGCAAGGACAAGTATATGGCGGGAAGGAATAAATGAAAGCATCAATTGAGTAATGTGGAGGACAATGGGAGATCTGGGGTAGAAAGGTACTTGGCTGAACCGATCTACACACCCACCAATGAAAATGCTACTTTTGATATATTACAATGCTGGAAGGTAAATGCTGCGAGGTTTGACATTTTGCCACTTATGGCTAAAGATATATTTGTTATTCCCATTTCTTCCGTTGCTTCAGAATCAGCATTTAGTACCGGAAAAAGAATTTTGGATCCTTTTCGAATCTCCTTAAATCCCAAGACACTTGAGGCCTTAATTTTGTTACAAAATTGGTTACGAACACCAATAGACATGGATTCATCTACTCTTGGAGTCGAGGAGGAGGAGATTGATATTGCTGAGTCTGGTATGTCTAAATTTTCCTTGGctctattgttttttttttgattaagccAATATAATTTGATTCAACATTTATGGTACTTTAGCTCTGCGTAAATGATTAGCATACATGTTCAGAAAGTATTGAGCACATTGGAATATTGATTAGTGGACTTCATTTGAATTTAATTAACCAAACATAATCATCTAAACATATGTGAATTAACATACTTGTTGCTGCCACCTCCAAGGATCAAATTCATAAGGGTTGTCATAATTCTCTTCATCCATGTGAACTGAACTAAAAGACGCTAACAGACACCATCCCTTAGATCCAACATAAACTAtaagcatcattaagagttaaacTACTTTAAAACCATATCTGTTTTCCAATTTAGAACTCACATTTTGAGTAAAATGGCAATGACATGTAATCAGTCCAAAAGTAATCTTCACCAAGATTAGCCTTTTGCTTCTTTAACTCCATATTTTCATCATTCGCTTGCAGAGTTATTTTACTTGTTTCAAGAAATTCATCTacactttcattcattcattttaattgttcatttcgcttgcagagctattcGGTGACCTTGCTGCTTCTTCCATCGTCATAGATGATTGATTCCTATTGGCTTAGACAAGGTAATGACGCCAAGGGTCATTGTCAGTAGCTTGATCTTTCTGAGTTCATCTTTGTTACTGTAACTAATTTACATACTAGGCTTTAGTATAGTAGGCAATACTCAACAGTAAtgcactcttttatcttttgagctttgaacaaTTGAACTCTGTTCCTTTTTATTGTTAGCTTTGAACAACTgaactctgttcctttttctAAATCTGtaatgtcattttattttatggtgggtaacccaccacccacccgaccaaacccgccgtaatgtgggtcgggtgaaaaccgacccattgtgatGTTGGatcggttgcgggtgacaacttatgttacccgccatcagtgggttgggtggtgggtgaggtcaaaaccgacccaaaccgacccatgtgcagccctatacAAAACACTCTTTTTTGAATCATATTCCATTATCTGTACATGCATATAAAAAACTCCCTTTTGAATCATAGAAAAAAATCATGTCAGCAATGACATGATATAAAGGGTACTGTTAGCAGTCTCAATGCATACATGATTAGCTATAGAAGTGGGCAATATTATCCCTCAATAGCTGCATTGTACccgcaatggcaaaccatgtctgGCTATCAGAATTCGGAACAATTATAGTAAATGGACATGTAAGGAAATTACATAACTCATGAATTACATAAACCATGCAAATGCTTTGCTTTTGTAACAGTGGCAAGATTACGTTAGTTTCAATCAACCACATCACTGCTGACGTAAACGTTTGATCCAATATGTTGGAAGTATGTGATGAATCTAACTGGGCCGACTATACCATTAATATTTCCGAAGAACGGTAACATTGCCGTAAAAGATGCACAGGCTTGCATCTTTTAAAGATTGTCAACAAAAAGATTTGCCGTTATGTGGTCTGTGCCGGGAACAAAAAGAAAATTAATGCATCTTTACATACATTTTAAGTTTACAGATAGAATTTGGAATCTTC
This portion of the Papaver somniferum cultivar HN1 chromosome 11, ASM357369v1, whole genome shotgun sequence genome encodes:
- the LOC113325200 gene encoding zinc finger BED domain-containing protein RICESLEEPER 3-like, with translation MKKYHTSLLRIRAVVKYVTKYPARYKRFTEVAESKRIDCKKVLILDVRTRWNSTYLMLVAAERYEKAFERLRELDNAFCEEFCFDIPVPDNIMGDGDDTVDLDVDYDLESDNEEELDTTEEEDFAAVRKAKKKNKPKVHAPERYDWCNARVLIKFLHVFYEATVAFSASTYVTSHSFLLELDTVRQELEEWKNTHEDPFLSHMGAVMLLKYNKYWGTYRNMNSLMFMAVLLDPREKEHGLFVTVEDLILIKQKMLDVQYLHQNLWARLILLLLKVLRVLEVNAARFDILPLMAKDIFVIPISSVASESAFSTGKRILDPFRISLNPKTLEALILLQNWLRTPIDMDSSTLGVEEEEIDIAESELFGDLAASSIVIDD